TTTCTTCCGTCCATTCTGGCTACGGGGTTACACAAGCAGCAGCGCCATCATGTTCATTTGACGGAGTCGGTCATCGTTGCGAAAGCAGTCGGAGGGCGCTATGGCAAACCGGTGGTGTTGCAGGTGAATAGCGCAGCCATGCATGCCGCGGGCATCCCGTTCTATTGCTCTGCCAATAAGGTCTGGCTGGTAGAGCACGTTGCAACTGAATACCTGCATCTGGATGCTACACCAGCGCAACCCCTTTGATCTGCGCGTACACCTGCTGGCCCGGTTGCAGTGCCAGCTGCCAGGCGGATAGCTGGGTGATGCGTGCCAGTAGCTGCTGATGGCCCAGATTGAGACGTACCAGCGCGTAAGTCTGGCCATTGTTGTGCAGGGCATCGATCTGACAGGGCAGGATGTTAAGAATGCTGCTGTCGCGCGGGCGCTCCAGCGTCAGGCTGACATCTCGGGCAAGAATCTGTACCCGCACCGGGCTGCCGTTGCGATGCTGCAATTGTGGCAGGAACAGGTCGATATCATCACAGCGCACCCGGCTCAGGCCAAAACCGGCTTCCTGCTCGGTGACGACTCCCTGCAGCAGGGATTCGGCATCGTGACGCTGGCTCAGAGGCAGGTCGAGACGGGTCAGCAACTGAGCGGGAACGCCACTGGCGAGCACCCTGCCTTGTTGTAGCAGAAGCAGATGGCTGGCCAGTCTGGCGACTTCATGGGGGGCATGGGTGACGTACAGGCAGGGCAGCCGGAACTCATCGACCACCTGCTGCAGATAGCCCATCAGTTGCTCCTTGGCTTCATGATCCAGTGCCGCCAGCGGCTCATCGCAGAGCAGCAGCCGCGGGCTGGTCAGCAGTGCTCGCGCCAGTGCGACGCGCTGCCGTTCACCGCCAGACAGATGGGCTGGCTGGCGTGCTAACAGGTGGCCGATGCCCGTCGCTTCGACCGCCGCCTCCAGCGCTATGCGCCGCTCTTCAACGGCAATGCGCCGATAGCCATAGCGCAGATTGCCCGCCACGCTGAGATGGGGGAATAGCCCCGCTTCCTGAAACACATAGCCAATCGGCCGCTGCCAGCTCGGCATACACTGGTTCTGATCCTGCCAGCACTGGCCGCCCAGACTGAACTGGCCGTAATCGGCCTGCTGCAGCCCGGCGATACAGCGCAGCAGGGTCGTTTTGCCGCAACCGGACGGGCCGAACAGTGCACTGATACCGGTGGCAGGCAGTTCAAAGCGGGCATCCAGCTGAAAATCGCCCAGACGGTGCTGATAGTGGCCACTGATCATGTCGGATGGCGCTCATGGCCGGGGCTGAGCTGGCGGTTCAGCCGGTACAGCAGCCACAGCACGACAAAGGAAAACACCAGCATCAGTGCTGAAATCAGGTGCGCCGAGGCGTAATCCAGACTTTCCATGTAGTCGTAGATGGCAACCGACACCACCTTGGTCTGGCCGGGAATATTACCGCCAATCATCAGCACCACGCCGAATTCGCCCAGCGTGTGGGCAAAGCCCAGCACAGCCGCGGTGATCAGCCCCGGTCGTGCCAGTGGCAGGGCGACGGTAAAGAAGGCGTCCAGCGGTGAGGCACGCAGGCTGTAGGCCACTTCCATGGGCCGCTGACCCATGGCGGTGAAGGCGTTCTGAATGGGCTGGACGACAAAGGGCATGGAATAGAGGGTGGAGGCGACCACCAGTCCGGTGAAACTGAACGGCAGCAGCCCCAGCCCCAGTGCCTGCGTCAGCTGACCGACCGGGCCGTGCGGGCCGAGCAGCAGCAACAGGTAGAACCCCAGCACCGTGGGCGGCAGCACCAGTGGCAGCGCCACCAGTGCCTCAATTACCGGTTTGATACGCCAGCGCGTACGCGACAGCCACCATG
This Pokkaliibacter sp. MBI-7 DNA region includes the following protein-coding sequences:
- the modC gene encoding molybdenum ABC transporter ATP-binding protein, coding for MISGHYQHRLGDFQLDARFELPATGISALFGPSGCGKTTLLRCIAGLQQADYGQFSLGGQCWQDQNQCMPSWQRPIGYVFQEAGLFPHLSVAGNLRYGYRRIAVEERRIALEAAVEATGIGHLLARQPAHLSGGERQRVALARALLTSPRLLLCDEPLAALDHEAKEQLMGYLQQVVDEFRLPCLYVTHAPHEVARLASHLLLLQQGRVLASGVPAQLLTRLDLPLSQRHDAESLLQGVVTEQEAGFGLSRVRCDDIDLFLPQLQHRNGSPVRVQILARDVSLTLERPRDSSILNILPCQIDALHNNGQTYALVRLNLGHQQLLARITQLSAWQLALQPGQQVYAQIKGVALV
- the modB gene encoding molybdate ABC transporter permease subunit, whose translation is MLATLNWQPIWLTLELASITTLLLLLIGTPLAWWLSRTRWRIKPVIEALVALPLVLPPTVLGFYLLLLLGPHGPVGQLTQALGLGLLPFSFTGLVVASTLYSMPFVVQPIQNAFTAMGQRPMEVAYSLRASPLDAFFTVALPLARPGLITAAVLGFAHTLGEFGVVLMIGGNIPGQTKVVSVAIYDYMESLDYASAHLISALMLVFSFVVLWLLYRLNRQLSPGHERHPT